Proteins encoded in a region of the Xiphophorus couchianus chromosome 11, X_couchianus-1.0, whole genome shotgun sequence genome:
- the sc5d gene encoding lathosterol oxidase: MDLVLNVADHYVLTPYVYPESWAEDGALRQIISLLVVTNLGATILYLGLGAFSYYFIFDHNLMKHPHFLENQVQREIKYAMTSLPWISIPTVALFFAEVRGYSKLYDNVSDSPLGWSGLFLSMISFLFFTDMCIYWVHRFLHHKLIYKTFHKPHHIWKITTPFASHAFHPVDGFLQGLPYHIYPFLFPLHKLLYLALYVFVNIWTISIHDGDYRVPAGMTGVINGSAHHTDHHLFYNYNYGQYFTLWDRLGGSYRHPSALMGKGPMEMVRKLQAEGKLGKQEVNGHAQRKEE; this comes from the exons ATGGACCTGGTGCTGAACGTGGCCGACCACTACGTCCTGACGCCCTACGTCTACCCTGAGTCGTGGGCCGAGGACGGCGCCCTGCGGCAGATCATCAGCCTCCTGGTGGTGACCAACCTCGGGGCGACCATCTTGTACCTCGGCCTGGGAGCGTTCAGCTACTATTTCATCTTTGATCACAATCTGATGAAACACCCTCACTTCCTGGAG AATCAAGTTCAGAGAGAAATTAAGTATGCGATGACCTCCCTGCCCTGGATCAGCATCCCCACCGTGGCCTTGTTCTTCGCTGAGGTCAGAGGTTACAGCAAGCTGTACGACAACGTCAGCGACTCCCCGCTGG GTTGGTCCGGTCTCTTCCTCAGCATGATCTCCTTCCTGTTCTTCACTGACATGTGTATCTACTGGGTCCACCGCTTCCTGCACCATAAGCTTATTTACAAG ACATTTCACAAGCCGCACCACATTTGGAAGATCACCACGCCCTTCGCCAGCCACGCCTTCCACCCGGTCGACGGCTTCCTGCAGGGCCTGCCCTACCACATCTACCCCTTCCTGTTTCCCCTTCACAAGCTGCTCTACCTGGCTCTGTACGTGTTCGTCAACATCTGGACCATCTCCATCCACGACGGCGACTACCGCGTCCCCGCCGGTATGACCGGCGTCATCAACGGCTCCGCCCACCACACCGACCATCACCTCTTCTACAACTACAACTACGGCCAGTACTTCACCCTGTGGGACCGGCTGGGAGGCTCCTACAGGCACCCGTCGGCTCTCATGGGGAAGGGCCCCATGGAGATGGTTCGGAAACTGCAGGCGGAGGGAAAGTtggggaaacaggaagtgaacgGACACGCTCAGAGGAAAGAGGAGTAG
- the LOC114152589 gene encoding uncharacterized protein LOC114152589, with product MDPGQEKNQQGDQLEAHSVELPADGSPTLEEHPDGGKDLGKVRSDVDPQMSDNVVSGNHGEASRCSSPPLSEPILSPDDSRSIGTSQRHQVGLVGDVTRVTSGTSVNRKRPKDSDSEEEPPAKRTRESDVDEEEPLLSPSTNTLCEDPVQSFPLSIPSPMTFWLDHINSPFSISPHSACEDPVAEVELPSKRSRESDVDEEELPCKWTWDSDEEEEPLFSPSTNRFCEDPVQSFPLSNPSSMTFWLDHIYSPFSISPESACEDPVPSFTVLCPPQWMVHEDSSQSSSASSSSSMSLFGDHLFSPFGLSPQNACEDPILSSPVVCPSPPTYCKIPSSSFPCICVWMKSQMDEEEEPIPSTSGIGSDRIRGRVSSRQVFFRPHYDLSGDDSD from the exons ATGGATCCTGGCCAGGAGAAGAACCAGCAGGGTGATCAGCTGGAAG CTCATAGTGTAGAGCTTCCAGCAGATGGATCCCCAACGTTGGAGGAACATCCAGACGGCGGTAAGGATCTTGGTAAGGTGCGGTCAGATGTTGACCCTCAGATGTCTGACAACGTGGTTTCTGGAAATCATGGCGAGGCGTCGAGGTGTAGTTCACCTCCTCTGTCTGAGCCCATTTTGAGTCCAGATGACTCCAGATCTATTGGTACTTCACAACGTCATCAGGTAGGTTTGGTAGGGgatgtgactcgtgtgacatCTGGGACCAGCGTAAACAGAAAGAGGCCAAAGGACAGTGactctgaagaggagccccctgccaagaggaccagggagaGTGATGTTGATGAAGAGGAACCTCTTCTCAGTCCCTCCACAAATACGTTGTGTGAGGATCCCGTTCAGTCATTTCCACTCTCCATTCCCTCGCCCATGACATTCTGGCTGGATCACATTAATTCACCCTTCAGTATTTCACCTCACAGTGCATGTGAGGATCCCGTTGCTGAAGTGGAGCTCCCCTCCAAGAGGTCCAGGGAGAGTGATGTTGATGAAGAGGAGCTCCCCTGCAAGTGGACCTGGGACagtgatgaagaagaggaacctcttttcagtccctccacaAATAGGTTTTGTGAGGATCCCGTTCAGTCATTTCCACTCTCCAATCCCTCGTCCATGACATTCTGGCTGGATCACATTTATTCACCCTTCAGTATTTCACCTGAGAGTGCATGTGAGGATCCCGTTCCGTCATTCACTGTCCTCTGTCCCCCACAATGGATGGTGCATGAGGATTCTTCTCAGTCATCCTCTGCCTCCAGTTCCTCGTCCATGTCATTGTTTGGGGATCACCTTTTTTCACCCTTCGGTCTTTCACCTCAGAATGCATGTGAGGATCCCATTCTGTCCTCCCCTGTCGTTTGTCCTTCACCACCAACATACTGCAAAATTCCAAGTTCGTCATTCCCTTGCATATGTGTCTGGATGAAGTCTCAAATGGACGAAGAAGAGGAACCTATACCTTCAACATCTGGGATTGGATCTGACAGAATTAGAGGAAGAGTGAGTTCCAGACAAGTGTTTTTTAGACCTCATTACGACTTGTCAGGTGATGACTCTGATTAG